One Aquarana catesbeiana isolate 2022-GZ unplaced genomic scaffold, ASM4218655v1 unanchor228, whole genome shotgun sequence genomic region harbors:
- the LOC141121661 gene encoding uncharacterized protein produces MTAPMRMEEDRSHMTEKILNLTLEIIYLLTGERFPLVKSGDHMTITVPPCDSLKPERHNMQKILEVTKKMMELLTGEVPIRCQDVTVYFSMEEWEYLEGHKDLYKDIMMDNQPPLTSPDGSSNGNPPERCPRPLYSRDSTHEDHTIPHHHQSGNLRDSKVEVKEEIKEEDDEDGVMEKSEFLKEHKDLYQDTMVESSSYKNPPERCPRPLYSRDSTQEDHTIPHCYKGENLMDIKVEGKEEEERYAKDDQQSMEEDGITGTFIEEDTPTEISTVHGREMRKTSEDCLTLSPDCKVEDEDITQYSPGENPATSNVHPAPHSVDGPSYSSYPEEPQTVRDGAILPTDKKFSCTECGKCFHSKSHLNRHKRSHTGEKPYSCPECGKCFSQKSGLSTHQRSHTGEKPYSCPECGKCFSQISHLSVHKRSHTGQKPLSCSECGKCFSQKSSLNTHQRSHTGEKPYSCSECGKCFSQISHLHTHQRLHSGEKPLSCSECCKCFSQKSDLYRHQRLHTGEKPLSCSECGKCFVQKSNLVTHQRSHTGEKPYSCLECAKSFSRKSYLYTHQRSHTGEKPYSCPECGKCFAEKPSLSKHQRSHTGEKPYSCPVCGKCFSDKSNFYKHRRSHIREKPLFCPE; encoded by the exons atgacggcaccaatgaggatggaggaggaccggagtcacatgactgagaagatactaaacctcaccctggagatcatctacctgctgaccggagag agatttcctcttgtgaagtcaggtgatcatatgaccatcacagtgcctccatgtgactccctaaaacctgagagacacaacatgcagaagattctagaagtcaccaagaagatgatggagctgctgacaggagag gttcctataaggtgtcaggatgtcactgtctatttctccatggaggagtgggagtatttagaaggacacaaggatctctacaaggacatcatgatggacaatcagccgcccctcacatcaccgg atggatccagtaatgggaacccaccagagagatgtccccgtcctctgtattcccgggattccacacatgaagatcacaccatccctcaccatcatcag agtggaaacctgagagattctaaagttgaagttaaagaagagataaaagaggaggatgatgaggatggggtgatggagaagtcagagtttctaaaagaacacaaagatctgtaccaggacaccatggtggagtcatccagctacaaaaacccaccagagagatgtccccgtcctctgtattcccgggactccacacaggaagatcacaccatccctcactgttacaag GGTGAAAACCTGATGGATATAAAAGTTGAGGgtaaagaagaagaggagaggtatgcgaaggatgatcagcagtctatggaggaggatggaataacggggacatttatagaggaggacactcctacagagatcagcacag tacatggacgggagatgaggaaaacctcagaggattgtctcactttgtctccagactgtaaagtagaagatgaggacatcacacagtatagtccaggagaaaacccggctacctcaaatgtccatccggcaccacacagtgtagatggaccatcatattcctcttatcctgaggaacctcagactgtgagggacggtgccatccttccaacagataagaagttttcctgtactgagtgtgggaagtgtttccattctaaatccCATCTGAAtaggcataaaagatctcacacaggagagaagccatattcctgtcctgagtgtggaaaatgtttttcacagaagtctggtcttagcacacatcagagatctcacactggagagaagccatattcctgtccagagtgtgggaaatgtttttcacagatatCCCATCTTTCTGTACACAAGAGATCACACACGGGGCAGAAGCCACTTtcttgttctgagtgtgggaaatgtttttcacagaagtccagccttaatacacatcagagatctcacacaggggagaagccatattcctgttctgagtgcggaaaatgtttttcacagatctCCCATCTTCACACACACCAGAGATTGCACTCGggagagaagccactttcctgttctgagtgctgTAAATGCTTTTCACAAAAGTctgatctttacagacatcagcgactgcacacgggggaaaagccactttcctgttctgagtgcggtaaatgttttgtacaaaaatcaaaCCTTGTTacacatcaaaggtctcacacaggggagaagccgtattcatgtcTTGAGTGTGCAAAATCTTTTTCACGAAAGTcttatctttacacacatcagagatctcacacaggggaaaagccgtattcctgccctgagtgcgggaaatgttttgcagagAAGCCcagtctttccaaacatcagagatctcacacgggggagaagccatattcctgtcctgtgtgtgggaaatgtttttcagataaatcAAATTTTTACAAACATCGACGATCTCACATTAGGGAGAAGCCACTTTTCTGTCCTGAGTGA